A segment of the Myotis daubentonii chromosome 6, mMyoDau2.1, whole genome shotgun sequence genome:
TTCAAATGCCAGATAATGTGTGTTACAGAACAGTATAAAAGGAGATAAGTAATACTTATAATAGGAAAAAACTCTGCTTCGCTAAGCATACTAATCTGAATCAAACTGAATGTATGCGACGTAATTGGTCCCTTAACTTCAACTACAGCACAGCACATGTTCCTCATGTGGTTCAAAGTTTTAAGGTGGGATGTGTCTCTTATGGTTAGCCTGGCTTGATACTGAGTCCTAGAAACACTCTGGAGATATTTTGTCCTTTACAGCCAGCAGCTAGTTTTCTgaatcatggatatttctctatGCTTTATAGCATGGCTGCCAATTTGGGGGGTTGTTGTGGATTTTTTGCACACTCTAATTTTAACCCTGGCATTAACTCTCTCTACCCTGCTTCCCTATCTCCAACATTTGAAGGACCTCTTCATTATACTCAGTGCAGATGCAGAAAGcttcaaagtgattttttttctgggtcTTCTCTTGTACTGTCACAGCCCAGCAGCCAACAGCCATTGGCTTGCTCTCAGTAAAGTCCAAGGATTTGTGGGAGAcatttcttcctcctctctggcccTGCTCCCCCTTTACTCAATGCTGTGGATATTCTCTCAGTTCCCCTGTTGAGCCCAGCCTTCTGTGTACTATCCCCAAGCAGAGATGATCTTCGGGAAAGAACAGAGGGTGGGTACAAACTCTCTGACATGAGCTCCTGGTATATTTCATCTGTTACAGCAGTTTATATAGGGATGCtacagtttattttaaatgtggtggtggtgttgttttttatttaactaATATGTATTGCAGATCCTTTCTCCTCATGCCTCTTTGATAGGGAGGAAAGTAGTTTGACTACCTTCTTTCCCAGAAATTTCTTGGCATtctctatattttaattaatttatgtttattaaatCTTCAGCTCTCtcataagaaaataatatgatattATAGTCTGGTTTGTTTTGTAGTTAAGGTTGGGAATAAAAGTCATGGACTTTATCCTACTAAGAAGCAAAATCAAGATGGTTGTTTCTGTTTATACTGAAAtcataataatcataataacaaGTTAGACATtagttttaaaacacaaattagtttattttcacttttaccTGCGTAAGAGGATGTTAAGGTGTTCTttcaatgccttttattttcaacAACACTTCTTTAGTCAAATAGCTATTGGACATCCAGTTTCTGTTTGGTCTCCATATACCTGTTAGTATTTTTCCAgcgttctttcttcctttctttatataattaaaacattaacattttaaaagatgttatTTACCTCAGCACCACAGAGACCCCATTCCTGAGAAGGGGTGAAAGACTGGTGCCAGGCCTCCCACCCAGGCCAGCCTCCGGCATTAAGCTGAGACAACCCTGAGATAAGACAGCTGTTCCCTCATTTCCTTTGGGCGACAATCTTAACTGCTGGCAAATCACAGGGAGATCCACTCTCCTGGGGCCTGGCTCCTGAAGTCAGCAGGAAGGTCAGCTGGCTCTCTCTTCAGCAGGTGGCTTAGCACCCTTCTGGGGACCACTGTCCAGGGCTGGAGGCCTGGAGACTAAGGGCTGACGTCCAACacaatttccttccctttccgTAACCTGCTGTCCCCTTTTCAACAGCAAGAAACCCTAATTCTAAAGGAGTCATTAGAAATCCCCTCTGGCATCTTCCAAGCCAGCCTGGGGCAGAGATGATGAGAGCAGTTCAGGGCCCCCCTTCTTCCCTAGGGGAGCAGCCTGAGAAGAAGCTGGCATTGCTGGTCAGAGCTCgtttccttttcctccctggaGCTTTATTTTCTTGGGAATCGGCGGCTACATGTTTCAGCTCAGGGAGGCCAAGGCAGGAGGCGGCCAGAGCCTGCTCCACCTCACACAGCTCCTTCAGGATTCTGCTGTTCGGGGTGGCACAGACAGGGTTGAAGAAGCTCAACCCTGGGGTCACCTCTGTGGGATCCTCCAGGGCGAAGGAGCCTTCGGAATCCTGGGTCCGCTCAACGGTGCCCAAGCTGTCTTTGTCTTGCTGACGGTTCCTACACTTTGTGGGGTCGCAGCTGCAGTCCACCCCACAGTTCGATGTCTGTCTCCTGCATCCACAATGCTTATTCCCACACCAGCCCTTGCAGGAGCATCCCTGGGTGGCCCTCTTGGACGTCTTAAATAACTTTGTTGGCTTCCACTCCTCATCATCCCCAGCACCCATGTCACCCTCCTCGGGCTCACTCACAGAATCCTCTGGACAGTATTTTAGATCCTTGACTTCCATGCTGTGCTCCAGGAACTTTTCTTTAAGACGGGAGGGTCTTGGCCTAGGTGGGATATATTCGAAGGAAGAGTCCGGGGATAGAAGCGTATCCTTCGGAAGGTGAggtttctgttttctggctacTTGCTTCATGATTGCCTTCTCTCGGAGAAGCTGCTTATTTTGCACACACACTGCCTGCATCTTCTCCAGCTCTTCCCGACGCTGCCATGTGCTCCGTGGCTGTGGCTCCTCTTCCCTGTCTGGCGGCTCGAGCTGCTTCGCTGCCCGTTGGCTTCGCGGCAGCTGGCCCAGCAGATACAGCACCTCCTCTTGATGCTGATGCTCCACTCGCAACAGCTCTGCCTGCACGTCTGCCTCTATTTCAGCAAAATGGTGCCGCTCCTCGCACAGCATCCTCTGCATGTCAGCACAGCTGGCCTTGCTCTGTTTCAGGAGGCTTTCAAGCTTGCCAACCTGTATTTTGGAGGAGACCAGCTCTCCGATTAAAAATTTCACGGCACACTTGGCTTCCAGAATGGTAGCCATATTCTCCCAGCGGTGTCTTGGCCTGTCTTCGCTCTCTGCATCCAGCAGCTTCTGCTGTAGGTCGGCAATCTGGGCGCTCCTGAGCTCCATCTCTGTCTCGAGGCTCTCAATCTGCTTTGTAGTGGGATCTTCTGACTCAGAAACTTGACCATGCCGCTGAGCAAGTAAGAATGTGTGTTTCCGGAGTTTAGGAGGTGGATTCTCCCCAGATTCCCTTTGTTCTTTGAGCTGAGCCAGATCCTGAGCCAGGATCTTTCTGTCTTCAAGAAGGTCATTCAGGTGGCATTTGGCCTCCTCAGTACTGACCATGACTTCAATTTCATTTCCAAGCCAACACTTCACTCGGGCTGCGGTGCCTTCCACCCCTTGGCTCTTggtttctttcctcctctctgagACCTCCCGTTGCTTTTGGAGAGCGTCCTTGAGCCTCTTGttggcagctgctgcctcctcagtTTTACGCCGAAGCACATTAGACTGCCTCTGGAAGTTTCTTTCCAGTTTGAGCATCTCATATTGCCGTTTCCGGTCTCGTGCTTTTAATTGGATTacttctttgtctttttgttgctTCCACTGTCTAAAGTTCTCAGCATCCTCTTTCATCCGACGCATTAACTGTACCCGCTGGTTTTTCATCGCCTGTATGTCCTGGTTCAGCTTGGAGATGGTATGCTCTGTGGACTCTTTCAGCTTCAGAAGTTTGGACTGTTCGCTCAGTTTCTTCTTCAGATCAGCTATTTGACACTCTAGCTCCCGTAGACGTCTGTGGCGGCTCTCACCCAGCTTGGCTTGGTTGACATTCTTCTTTGTTGTCTGAAGTTCAAGCAGcaattcttccttttccttttgcagACTGATGGCTTCCAACTCTAGATTTTTGATGTTTTCCTGGTCCTGCAACTGAATGGGCTGAAGTTGGCTGCCATCCTGAGTCAtcttcctggccagggcctctttcAGTGCAAGGGCTTTATTCAACTCCACCAGCTCCTTAGACATCTGAGCTTGACGCAGAGCATGTTGAGTGGTGAAGCCATCAGAAGACCTGCTGGTCTGCGAACTGCTTTCCACCTGAGCTTCTGGTTCCACTGCAGTATCCATGGCTGTGGCCATGTAAGAAACAGTTTCATCCGATATCTGGATAATCAGTTGCTGCAGGTTACGAATCAtctctacattttcttttaattcctggCTTTCTGAAGTCCCCACCAGCGTTTGAAGATCCACTTTGCAGGCTGCATGCTGCCTGAGCGCTTCTAGTTtggcattcattctttcatttgcttGTTCTGTCAAAATAATTCTCTCCAACATCTGGGCTGTCTGACCAGCTGCCTCACTCAGACCATGACTTAATTTTTCATTCTTCTCTATCAGGGAATGGTTCTTCTCCATCAAAGATTGTAGATTCTCTGATGGTTCCACATTTATAGATCCAGGCAAGTTACCTCCGCGGGCTTGTAGCAATAAGACCTGTAGCTGTTGTACTTGTTGCTTCAGATGATTAAGTTCAGCTGTCTGGGGATCAATATTAACAataggtttgttttttatttttcttgctctgtCAGCATAGCGAAGGGTATTTAATGTTTCTTCTAGATTGGAGTCAGCAGGACTGACACAGGCTATCATAAGAGTGTGGCTATTGCCTCCAAGGGAATCTTGAAGCAGTCGAGTCAACTTGGAATCTCTATAGGGCACAAAGCCACCCTTTTTGTCATCTCCAAGGGCACTGATTACATTTCCCAAGCATAGGAGGCCTCGGTTAATATTAATACCCTCTTTGAGCCGATCCCCTTCAGCCTtggtttttttctgtctttctgatCCAGCAAGATCTACAAGATGCAGCTTGGAGTGGAAGCTGCTATTCttgtcacttttctttctttgctccATGGAGATTGTAAAGATGGCGTGAGACCGGGATGACTGGGAGTTCATGGCTGTGGAGGCCACAGTCCTACAGTTGTTGCCCTGCTCCAAATAGGAAATCATATCTGGGGCAACTAAAATAGTCTTCTCAGTGAGCCCCGTGATCTTTATGCCTTCCTTAGGATCCTCGCGTATATTTATTTGAGAGGCTTTCTCACGAGATGGGCAGAGAAGATCCACAATTTCTTCATTGTAAATCTCCAAATATGAGACTTTCAGAGTAAATTCGAAGTCACTCTTCTTATCAGTTTCTTTGGAGAGCAGTTGTATTACCCTAGGAATGACCCCAACTGTTGGTTCATCCCCTTGCTCTGCAGTGTATACACCTCCCATGGAATAGGTTTTCCCTGAGCCAGTCTGTCCATAGGCCAGGATAGTTGCATTATATCCTTTAAATATGCCTTTTATGAGTGGCGCTACTGCTGTATTAAAGACTTCTTCCTGCTCAGTAGACGGGTCAAACACAAAATCGTAGGTGAAGGATTTGTCATTGCCAACCACCACCTGCGGTTCCCCAGGTATGAAGGAAAGGCACATCTGGCAGCCTTCGCTGATCTCTTTGGGGACCAGGGGGCGACATCGCAGTGCCACTCTGACAGGAATTACCTTCACCTGTTCTTTCATGATTCTACCTCAGCAGTGTCTCTTCTCTGGTCTCCCATTGCCCTGTCCAACCGGAGATTTAACCGCCAAGTTTCAAATTGGTTTCGGTTCCAGAGGTGCCGGCCAATCAGAAAGCAGGTAGATGGAAGGGGCGAGGGAAGGAGCGCGAACGTTGCGCATGCGCAGCAATTGTTAGTATTTACTATAAAGTGAATCATCAAACAGCATGCATtagttttaaaagatgaaaactgGAAGTTGTTAAGAATTGAGAGAGTTCACTTAATCATTACAACAAAACAGAAGTTACAAATCATGCAAGACATTTCATAAGAAATAAGGCCCAGTTGTACTCTTGGAAATGCACAATGATAATgctgcaattatttttttttaaagaaacttttcaAAAACAATACTGTGGCATTATTACACTTGGGTTATATCTCTGCTTTATACACATATTTCCAAAACTACTGTGGTTATAGATGGACCACATATATCATCTTTGTTTCTTCAACtatattttctctaaattctATTCTAGTTATTCTAGTAACAatttgatttttttgcattgtcTTTTGTTTATAATCAAAATAACCTTTCTTCCAAAAGGTATTAGTGTCAGTATTCTTCCAAAAAAACTAAAGCAGTTAAAAGGGCAGTGGTGAAAGACTGTTCAAATAACAAGTAATTGTCCATCACActtattgattaaaaataaacaagagagagagagagagacagagagaataaattaaattataaaattaatttttagtattaagttgaaaaaattataaatagctatacaggaaaataaattttatgtagtTACATAGTGATATATTCCTGTCTGTTAAgaatataattataaatgaaattcAATATTGGTGTCTGATGTTAGTTGATCAGAACAACCTTTAGACCCGCTTTTTCTGTTCTGATATATGGTGAAAATTAATGTAATTATGAAAATCTATTAATACCAATATGAATTTGAATATGTAGGAATCATGTATGTTCATGCATATATGATTTTAAATTCTGGTAAATATTATGTATTCAATGTTTCCTGGTTGAAGTTATGCAAAAGTAAAATGAATGGAATTAGAAAACttaatgggaggaaaaagagtgATCAATCAATATtattacattataattaaaaagtaTATCTGTGTTTTCACCTACAATTTATGAAATTTGATacttattggaaaaataaaagaaatatctaTGTTTGTattaaaagtacaaataaatatgtgataaaataaatcaatatcaTACATATTTTCCTAGTATCTTTTTTTCTCAAAGGaaatcatgtttctctctttatacttgaaataattttaaaatactgatgcTTTCCTGTGAGAATGCTGGCCCAGTACTTCCTCATTTTacctaattttgaaaataaatacaaacaaaaaaacctattaGGAAGGGAGACTTTTCACAGTTTCCTTGGTTAGAAATAGAAGTTAATTAAAACCTTAATAGAATCCTTATTTGTTGTTTGTACTTTTGAGACACAAAAGCGTAAAAACGAAGGTAAACTTTTAGATGCTCCTCATTCCCTAATCATTTCACATGTGTTTCTTGGAAATCTATTTCTTCAAACTCTAGGGACTTAATTCTTAATGAGAAGCTTTTTCTgattaggaaataaaaacaaaatctacaGCATTAGAGCAGACTCTAATACACCATTAAAAGGTAatttatgccctaaccggtttggctcagtggatggagtgtcagcctgcggactgaaaggtcccaggttcgattctggtcaagggcatgtaccttggttgtgggcacatccccagtagagtgtgtgcaggaggcagctgatccatgtttctctctcatcgatgtttctaactctctatccctatccgttcctctctgtaaaagaaatcaattatatatatatatatatatatatatatatatatatatatatatatatatatatatatatatatatatatatatatatatttaaaggtaaTTTAAAGCCCTGAGCAGTTATTTCAGTGGGTAGagaatcagcctgcagactgtaaggtcccaggtttgatattccggtcaagggcatgtaccttggttgcgggcacatccccagtaggaggtgtgcaggaggcagctaatcgatgtttctctctctcattgatgtttctaactctctatccctctcccttcctctctgtaaaaaatcaataaaatatattaaaaaataatttagagaaaatatgaaaaaataattaatgatacTTGGAAGAACTCAAACTAAAAatgggttttttggggggttttttgtatGCCATCCTTAAACAACTCatttcaatatgt
Coding sequences within it:
- the LOC132236429 gene encoding chromosome-associated kinesin KIF4A-like, whose product is MKEQVKVIPVRVALRCRPLVPKEISEGCQMCLSFIPGEPQVVVGNDKSFTYDFVFDPSTEQEEVFNTAVAPLIKGIFKGYNATILAYGQTGSGKTYSMGGVYTAEQGDEPTVGVIPRVIQLLSKETDKKSDFEFTLKVSYLEIYNEEIVDLLCPSREKASQINIREDPKEGIKITGLTEKTILVAPDMISYLEQGNNCRTVASTAMNSQSSRSHAIFTISMEQRKKSDKNSSFHSKLHLVDLAGSERQKKTKAEGDRLKEGININRGLLCLGNVISALGDDKKGGFVPYRDSKLTRLLQDSLGGNSHTLMIACVSPADSNLEETLNTLRYADRARKIKNKPIVNIDPQTAELNHLKQQVQQLQVLLLQARGGNLPGSINVEPSENLQSLMEKNHSLIEKNEKLSHGLSEAAGQTAQMLERIILTEQANERMNAKLEALRQHAACKVDLQTLVGTSESQELKENVEMIRNLQQLIIQISDETVSYMATAMDTAVEPEAQVESSSQTSRSSDGFTTQHALRQAQMSKELVELNKALALKEALARKMTQDGSQLQPIQLQDQENIKNLELEAISLQKEKEELLLELQTTKKNVNQAKLGESRHRRLRELECQIADLKKKLSEQSKLLKLKESTEHTISKLNQDIQAMKNQRVQLMRRMKEDAENFRQWKQQKDKEVIQLKARDRKRQYEMLKLERNFQRQSNVLRRKTEEAAAANKRLKDALQKQREVSERRKETKSQGVEGTAARVKCWLGNEIEVMVSTEEAKCHLNDLLEDRKILAQDLAQLKEQRESGENPPPKLRKHTFLLAQRHGQVSESEDPTTKQIESLETEMELRSAQIADLQQKLLDAESEDRPRHRWENMATILEAKCAVKFLIGELVSSKIQVGKLESLLKQSKASCADMQRMLCEERHHFAEIEADVQAELLRVEHQHQEEVLYLLGQLPRSQRAAKQLEPPDREEEPQPRSTWQRREELEKMQAVCVQNKQLLREKAIMKQVARKQKPHLPKDTLLSPDSSFEYIPPRPRPSRLKEKFLEHSMEVKDLKYCPEDSVSEPEEGDMGAGDDEEWKPTKLFKTSKRATQGCSCKGWCGNKHCGCRRQTSNCGVDCSCDPTKCRNRQQDKDSLGTVERTQDSEGSFALEDPTEVTPGLSFFNPVCATPNSRILKELCEVEQALAASCLGLPELKHVAADSQENKAPGRKRKRALTSNASFFSGCSPREEGGP